From the Pseudomonas lalucatii genome, the window GGCCGCGCATTCCGCGAAGATGCCCGCGGAGCCGCTGTTTGCCGCCCGGATACGCGCAATCATCTGGGACGATTGCGGGCCCTGCACCCAACTGGTGGTGAACATGGCGCTGGAAGCCAAGGTGAGCCCGGATCGAGTCCGCGCCATGGTGAATATGGACTTGAACAGCCTGCCCGAGCACACCGCCCTGGTGGTCCGCTTTGCCGAACTGGTGCTGGCCCACAACCCGGAAGCGGACGAGCTGCGGGAACAGATCCGCGCCCTGTGGGGCACCAAAGGGCTGATCGCCATCGCCTACAGCATCAGCGCCTCCCGGGTCTACCCGGCATTGAAATACACCTTGGGGTACGGACATGCCTGCAGCCGTGTCCAGATCCACGATCACACTCTGGTACCCAGCCGGTCGACGGAGGCACAGCATGGTTAAGCAACTGATTACCGGGACGGCTGTGGTACTTGGACTGGCCTCGCTTGCGAACGGCCTGTTTATGCTGGTCGCGCCCGAATCCTGGTATTGGAGCGTGCCCGGCGTGCCGGTGAGGGGATTGTTCAATCAGCACTTTCTACGGGACATCGGAATCCAGTACCTGCTGATGGGCGTGGCTTTTGTCTATGGCGCCGTGGACAGCCGGTATCGACTATTGCTGTGGTGGCTACCCACCGCCTGGCTGGTCGGCCACGCGATCTTCCACGTATGGGAAGTCGCGGTGGGCCTGTGCGGCCCCCAATACCTGATCGTGGACTTTGCCGGGGTGACTTTGCCAGCGCTGATAAGTCTTGGTTTGGTTTATGGTCACTACCGAGTACGGGGCAAGAGTAACCAGCCTTCCCCAGTCGCGCCTTGATTGCGAGCCAGAAGGATCGCACCACCTTGCTGCCGTCCTCGCTGATGACTCCTCTGCTGGAGCGCAGGCAGCGCATGTTCGAGGCCTGGAAGCAGCAGGACAGTTTCTATCAGCCCCCTGTCAGCCTGCCCTTTGCGCTGCCGCGCAAGTACCCGAATGCGGCCCGCTCGTTCGAGTGGCAGTGGCTGTTCCCCGCCACCGGCCTGTGCATGGATGAGGACGGCACGCTGGTGCGCCATCACATCCATGTCAGCTCCCAGAAGGCGGTAAAACAGGCGGTGCGGCGTTCCGGCCTGCATAAGCCGGCCGGCTGCCGCACCTTCCGCCATAGCTCTGCCACCGAGCTGCTGCGCCGCGGCAGCGATATCCGCACGGTGCAAACCTTGCTGGGCCACGCCGACGTGCGCACTACACAGATCTATACCCATGTGTTGGGCCAGGCCTTTGCAGGCGTGCAGAGCCCGTTGGGCTAGGGCTCAATCACGCTCGCTCTGCACCGTTTCCAATACCTCGCGATAAAGTCCCTGCAGCCGCTGCGCGTCAGCTTCGTCCAGTTGCTCGTGCTGCAGGCGCCGGGCGAACACCTCCTCGACGCTGAGCTCGTCCAGGGTCTCGCGGGCCTGGACGCGCAGGCCCGGGCCGGCCGAACCGCGCTCGCGGCGGATGCGCAGCACCTCCACCGGCAGGCCCTCGCACAGGGCGGCGACCCGCTGCTGCAGGTCGCTCAGGTAGTCGTCACCGCTGACCCGCACCTCCAGCCACACCGGCCGCTCGACGCTGCCCTGGGCGGCCGCCTCGGCGATCCCCTGCTCCAGTTCCTTGAGCGAGCCGGCCACCGACAGCAGCGCCTGGAAGCGCGGCACCGGCAGCGCCCGTACCGCACCCAGGCCGTCGCCGTCCAGCTCGACCAGCAGCACTTCCTTCTGCTGGCGGGCCTCGTCGAAGCTCAAGGGAATCGGCGAGCCGCAGTAGCGGATATGCTCCAGGCCGCCGACCTTCTGCGGCCGGTGGATGTGGCCCAGGGCGATATAGGCGGCCGGCGGGAAGGCGCTGGTGGGGAAGGCCTCCAGGCTGCCGACGTAGATCTCGCGAACCGACTCGCTGGCGCTGGCGCCGACCGTGGTCAGATGGCCGGTGGCGATGATCGGCAGCGCGCCGCCCAGCTCCTCGCGCCTGGTCTCGGCCAGGGCGTGGAGGTCGCGGTAGTGCGCCTGGATCGCCTGCTGCAGGGCGCCCTGCTTGTCCGCCGCGCTCTGCCCGGCCTGGCTCAGCAGCACGTCCCGCGGACGAATGAAGGGGATGCCGCAGAGAATGGCGCCGGGCCGGCCATCGCGGCGCTCGAGCACCAGCAGCTGCTCGCCGAGGTCCGTGCATACGCCGGGGATCACCCGGGTACCCAGGCGCTCCAGCAGGGTCTTGCTCTCGCCGAGCATGGCCACCGAGTCGTGGTTGCCGCCGAGCACCACCAGCGCGCAGCCGGTCCCGCTCAACTCGACGACGAAGCGGTTGTACTGCTCGCGGGCATAGCTGGGCGGCGCACCGGTGTCGAACACGTCGCCGGCGATCAGCAGCGCGTCGACGCCGTGCTCGCGCACCTGCTCGACCAGCCAGGCACAGAAGGCCGCATGCTCGGCCTGGCGGGTCTTGCCCATGAAATGCTGGCCGAGGTGCCAGTCGGAGGTGTGGAGGATGCGCATGGAGCCGCTCACATCGGCCAATCCGTGACCACCATGTGGGTCTTGACCTTGTGCATGCCGGGGAAGTTTTCGATCTGCCCGCGGATCTCGCTGAGCCGCTCCATGGACGGCGCCTCGATATACACCAGCATGTCGGTCTCGCCGCTGATGCCGCTGCAGCGGCGCACCTCGCTGAAGCTGCGCATGCGCGCCACGTAGTGCTCGCAGCGCCCGCCCTGGTAGAACAGCTCCAGATAGGCCTTGACCGCCGCGCCCGCCGGCTCGGCGACCCGGGCGTGGTAGCCCTTGATCACCCCGGCCTGTTCCAGATGACGAATGCGCTCGCTCACCGCCGAGCGCGACAGGTTGACGTCGCGGGCGATCTGGCTCACGGCCAGACGGGCGTCGGCGCGCAGCAGGGCGAGGATCTGTTGATCGAACTTGTCCACTCGGAGGGTCTCACGCAAAGAACGGATTGACGGGCAATACCGCCATTTTGCCGGTCAACGCCGACGCTTCGCCAGCCGTCGCGGGGCGCGAGGCGGCGTAACATGGCGGGGCCAGAAAAGGATCGCACGAGCATACATCATGAGCCGCCTCAACCAAGAACTGGGTCTGCTGCAAGGCATCGGCCTGCTGAGTACATCGCTGCTCGGCACCGGCATCTTCGTCGTGCCGGCCCTGGCCGCCACCGCCGCCGGCGAGGCGTCGCTGTGGGCCTGGCTGCTGCTCATCGGCCTGGTGCTGCCGGTGGCCTTCACCTTCGCCCAGCTGGGCCGGCGCTTTCCCCATGCCGGCGGGGCGCCGCACCTGATCGGCCGCGCCTTCGGCCCGCGCCTGGAGCGCCTCAGCGCCTGGCTGTTCCTCGCCGTGCTGCCGGTCGGCCTGCCGGCGGCGCTGAATATCGCCAGCGGTTTCTGGCAGGCGCTGTTCGACCTCAACCCGGCCCAGGCGCTGACCATCCAGCTTGCCACCCTTGGCGCCATCCTGCTGCTCGGCCAGCGCCCGGCCAGGGCCTCGGGCCTGGTTCAGGGCGCCATCGCCCTGGCGATCATGGCCACGGTCGGGCTGATCTGGTGGGTCGGCGAGCTGCCGCTGGCCGGCCAGCCACTGCTGCCGCCCATCGCCGGCAGCTGGCACCTGCTCCCCGCCGCGCTGGGGGTGATGTTCTGGTGCTTCGTCGGCATCGAGGCCTTCACCCACCTGGGCGAGGAGTTCAAGCGCCCCGAGCGCGACTTCCCCCTGGCCCTGCTGCTCGGCGTGCTGCTGGCCGGCCTGGTGTACTGGGCCTGCTCGGTCGCCGTACTGAGTTTCCGGGCCTACGGCGACCTGGCCGCCGACGCTGCCTCGCTGCCGCGCCTGCTCGACCTGCTGCTGGGCAGCGAAGCCCGCTGGCTCAGCGCGCTGGTCGGCTACCTGGCCTGTTTCGCCTCGATGAATGTGTATATCCAGGGCTTCGCCCGGCTGATCTGGAGCCTGGCCGACGAGAGCAAGCTGCCGGCCGGCCTGGCCCGCCGCAACCGCCACGGCATGCCCGGCCGCGCCCTGCTGCTGGTGGTGCTGAGCTGCGCCCTGTGCGCGATCCTGGCCTGGAGCCTGGCGTTGTCGCTGGACCAGTTGATCCGCTACGCCAACGGCAACTTCGTGCTGATCTACCTGCTGAGCATGGCCGCCGGCTGGCTGCTGCTCGAGGGGCCGTGGCGCTGGCTGGCCGCCTTCAGCACCCTGCTCTGCACCCTGGTGCTGGCGATGCTCGGCCTCGACGCCTGGTATGCCCTGGGCCTGCTGGCGTTTCTCGCGGCAGTGGACAGCGCGCGCAACCTGCGCCCGCGCAAAGGCCTGGGTGAGACGCCGCCGCAGCCCTAGGCCACGGCCGTGTGCGGGCCGCGCGGGGTGACCGCGGGGGCCGCCTGGCTCTATGCTTGGGGCGACCCCGCCGAAAGGAAGCCCCATGCGCCGCGTACTCAAAGACCTGAAGATCATGCTGCTGGCCAACCTGTGGCTGGTCCCGGTGATCGCCGCGCTGGTCGGCGCCGTGTTCTATTTCGTCGCGCCGCCGCCGCCGATGCACGCCAGCATGGCCACGGGCGCAGCGGGGGGCAACTACCGGCTGTTCGCCGAAAAGCTGAAGGCCGAGCTGGCCAAGCAGGGCTTCGAGCTGAGCCTGGTGCCCAGCGCCGGCTCCAGGGACAACCTCGAGCGCCTGCTGGCCGCGCGTCCCGAGGTGCAGATCGCCCTGGTGCAGAGCGGCCTGGAGCACCAGCTCGACGCCGTCGAGCGCGGCCGCCTGCAGAGCCTGGGCGCGGTCTACCAGGAGCCCCTGTGGCTGTTCTACCGCGAGGGCATCGCCCTCGACCGCATCGCCGACCTGCGGCCGCTGCGCCTGGCCCTGGGCCGGCCCGGCAGCGGCACCCGCGCGGCCAGCGAGGCGATCCTCGCGGCCAACGCCATCGTCGCGCCAGACTACCCCGCCGGCTGGCAGAGCCTGGGCGGCAACCAGGCCGCCAGCGCGCTGATCGCCGGCGAACTGGACGCCGCGTTCTTCGTCGGCCCGGCCGAGAACCCGCGGGTGCAGCGCCTGGCCGCCGAGCCGCACCTGCGCCTGGCCAACTTCCGCCGCGCCGCCGCCTACGAGGCGCGCCTGCCCTTCTTCAAGCGCGTGACCATCGACGAGGGCCTGCTCAACCTGGCGCGCAACAGCCCGCCGCAGACCACCATCACCCTCTCCCCGATGGCCACCCTGGTGGTCAACCAGGACTTCCACCCCGGCCTGGTACCCTTGCTGCTCGAGGCCAGCCGCGAGGTGATGAAGAACGGCAGCCTGCTCGACCCGGCCGGCACCTTCCCCAGCGCCGCTCCGCGCACCTTCGAACTGTCCGCAGACGCCGCCCACTACTACAGCAACGGCCTGCCGCTGCTGCAGCGCTTCCTGCCCTTTCGCATCGCCTCCCTGGCCGATCGCTACATCATCCTGCTGATCCCGCTGATCGTGGTGCTGGTGCCGCTGCTCAAGGCGGTCGGCCCGCTCTATCGCTGGCGCATCCGCGCGCGCATCTACCGCTGGTACAAGTACCTGCGCGAGATCGACCGGCAGCTGGACGCCGGCACCCTGCCCGAACGCCTGGGCAGCGAGATCGAGCGCCTGGAACAGCTGCAGGACGAGCTGGCCAAGGTCGAGGTGCCGCTGTCCTACTCCAACGAGCTGTACGAGCTGCACATGCACCTGCGCTACGTGATCGAGCGCCTGCAGACCTTGCAGCGGCGACGGGCGACCCAGGCCGGGACACTCGGGTAAACTGCGCGGCACCCGTGCGCCGCCGCCACCCGCGGCGCCCCCCTGTACCCGTTCACCGCCGAGGCTTGCCAAGAGTACCGCCATGCCGATCCGTCACTGCATCGTCCACCTGATCGACAAGAAGCCCGATGGCTCCCCCGCCGTGCTGCATGCCCGCGACACCGAGCTGGGCGCCTCCCAGGCCATCGAGAACCTGCTCGCCGACCTCAACGAGAGCTACAACGCCAAGCAGGGCAAGGCCTGGGGCCTGTTCCACGAGGAATCCGGCGCCTTTCCGTTCAGCGGCTGGCTGAAGGCCTACCTAGACGACAGCCAGGACTTCACCGCCTTCAGCCGCCAGGCCGTCGAGCACCTGCAGAAGCTGATGGAGGAGTCCAACCTGTCGGTCGGCGGCCACGTGCTGTTCGCCCACTACCAGCAGGGCATGACCGACTACCTGGCCATCGCCCTGCTGCACCACAGCGAGGGCGTGGCGGTGACCGAGGCGCTGGACGTGACCCCGGCCAAGCACCTGGACCTCGGCCAGCTGCACCTGGCGGCGCGCATCAACCTCTCCGAGTGGCGCAACAATGCCCACTCCAAGCAGTACATCTCCTTCATCAAGGGCAAGAACGGCAAGAAGGTCTCGGAGTACTTCCGCGATTTCATCGGCTGCCAGGAAGGCGTCGACGGCCCGGGGGAGACCCGCACCCTGCTCAAGGCCTTCAGCGACTTCGTGGAGAGCGAGGACCTGCCGGAGGAGTCGGCCCGGGAAAAGACCAAGACCCTGGTCGACTACGCCAGCAGCCAGGCCAAGCAGGGCGAGCCGATGACCCTGCAGGAGCTGTCCGGGCTGATCGACGAGCAGCGCCCGCAGGCCTTCTACGAGCATATCCGCAACAAGGACTACGGCCTGTCGCCGGAGATCCCGCCGGACAAGCGCACCCTGAACCAGTTCCGCCGCTTCACCGGGCGTGCCGAAGGCCTGTCGATCAGCTTCGAGTCGCACCTGCTCGGCTCGAAGATCGAGTACGACGAGGCCCAGGACACCCTGATCATCCGCAACCTGCCGACCCAGCTGACCGATCAGCTCAAGCGCCGCAAGGACTGAGGGCCCGCGCCGGCGGCCCTTCGCCCGCCAGCTGCTAAAGTCAAACAGGCACCAGCGCAGTTTCCGAGGTGCCGATATGCGTGAATCCGACCGGCCCGGCGCCTCCCGCCCGGGCCTCCACCCCCTCCGGCCCCGGTACCATGGGCGCCTGGCCTGAGGCGCGGGCCCTGTGCCTGTGCGCACTGGTGCTGCTGGCCGACGGCAGTCCGGCGCAGAGCACGCCCCCCGCCGCGGCCCTGCACTCGAACGAGGCCCGCTTCGTCACCGCCAACGCCGAGTTCACCCTGCTGCACGAGATGGGCCATCTGCTGATCGCCGAGCTCCAGCTGCCGGTACTCGGCCGCGAGGAGGACGCCGCCGACCAGCTGGGCTTCATCAGCCTGTTCCTCTCCTACGACCGCCACCGCGACGCCGGCTTCTACGCCAAGCTGCTGGATGTCGCCGACTACTGGCGCCTGGAGTGGCAGCGGCCGAAGCCGGACAACGAGGAGGTGCATCCCTGGGACAGCCACGGCCTGGACGCCCAGCGCTTCTACAACCTGGCCTGTCTGATCTACGGCAGCGACCCGGATGAGCTGGAATGGGTGCCGCACCTCACCGGCCTGCCGGTGGAGCGGGCACTGTACTGCGATCAGGAGTACGCCCAGGTGCGCCGGGCGCTGGCCTGGGTCGAGGCGCAGCACGGACGGCCGCCCGGCACGCCGCCCGAGCATCGCCTGCGGGTGCTCTACGACCCGCCCAGCACGCGCCTCAAGGACGGCCCCCGGCTGCTCGAGTGGGTGCGCGGGTCCGGGCTGGTGGAGGCCATCGCCGAGCGCGTCAGCCAGGCCTACCGACTGCCCCGGCCACTGACCCTGCGCCTGAGCAACTGCGGGGCGGCAGACGCCTGGTACAGCCGCAACGGCGCCGAGGTCGTGCTCTGCTACGAGAGCCTGGCGCATTTCCGCAACCTGGCCAGGCAGCTGCCGCGCCTGCGCCAGGCCGAGCCGGACTGACTTGCTAGCGCGCCTCGATACGGAAGCCCAGACGGGGGAAGTGCACATGCACACAGCCGGCGCGCGGATCCTCGCGGCGCAGGATCAGCTCCTCGCCGCCGCAGAACAGCAGCTCGCCCTCGACCGGGTCGACGCCGTAGTCGACCGCGGCGATCGCCACCCGCTGTCCAGCCTGGAAGCCATTGGGATCGACGAAGTCCTCCTCCGGCAATGCCGCAGGCGCCGCCTCGCGCGCCACCGCGATGGCCGCCTCGCCACTCAATTCGCTGAGCGAGCCGTGGCCGAAGCCCAGCACTCGCGCCAGCCAGGCGGCGATCTCCGGATAGTCGTCGACCAGCGGGGCGGTCACCGGCGTGCCGCGCAGGAACCACAGCGGATGGGCCACGGCGAAGTCGGCCAGCGAGGGCTCGCCGAACAGGAAGTCGCCCTGTTCCCGGGCCAGCTGCTGCTGCAGGCGCGCCATCAGGGCCGGCCACTGGTGCTTGGCCTGCTCCAGCGGCAGGCGGGTGGCCTGGCCGCCGCTGAACAGGGCGGTACGGTCGGCGACGAAGGTCTTGAGAAACTCCGGCGGCAGGCTGGCGAAGCGCACGGCGATGGACTCGGGCTGGAACACCAGGCTCACCGCATGCTGGAACAGCACCGAGTCGGCCCACTGGGCGAGGGTCGCGACATTGAACTCCTGGCCCTCGGGGAACAGCGCCGGGGTCGCCTTCTCCGCCTCCAGGCGCCGGGCGATCAGCGCCGTATCGCAGTAGATATCGGCACCGACCTGCAGCACCGGGGTCTTGCGGTAGCCGCCGGTCAGCGCGGTCAGGTCCGGCTTGGGCATCAGCGGTGGAATCATCACCGAACGCCAGGACAGCTGCTTGAAGCCCAGCATCAGGCGGGCCTTCTCGGCGAACGGCGAGGTCGGGTAATGGTGCAGGATCAACTCGTGCATGACTGGCTCCGTGTCGCGTGGGGAAAGCTCAAGCTTACCCGGCTGGCCGGCAACGGCCTACCCGCCTAGCCTGATAGCGCGCCATCAGCTGCGCCGATAAGGCCGCCGGCGGCGACCAGGGCCTCCTTGGCCGCCTTGCCCAGCCCCTTGATCGCCCGCTCGCGGCGCAGGGCCGCGCCTTTGCCGGCACAAGCCTCGGTGTAGACCAGGGCCACCGCCGGGCTGGAATGAAAGAAGCGCGCGCCCTTGCCGCTGCGGTGCTGGGCGAAGCGCCGCTGCGGGTCGTCGCTGATGCCGCAGTACAGGGCGCCGTTGCCGGCGCGCACCAGGTAGACGAACCAGGCCTTTTCGGCCACCTCACTCATCGGCGGAAAACCATTCCCGGGCCGAGCGCCACAGGCAGATGGCGACGAAATAGACCGACGCCGCCAGCCAGATCGCCAGGAGCCAGGTCGGCTGGCCGGGGTAGCGCAGAATCAGCATGAGGCAGGCGAGCATCCACACCAGGGTCACGGCGATGTTGAGCGGCATGAACTGGCGGACGCGGAACGGGTGGAGGAACTTCATCCGCGTCAGGGTCAGCCCCGCCAGCAGGAGGATGGTGGCGAAGCTCAGCCAGGGGGCGAAATCCAGCAGGTAGAGATAGACCACCACCACGTTCCAGGCGGCCGGGAAGCCGACGAAGTAGTTGTCCTTGCTCTTCATGTTGACGTTGCAGAAGCAGAACAGCGACGACAGCAGGATCAGCCCGACCGCCGGCAGCAGGGTGTAGTCGGGCAGGGGCACGAAGCGATAGACGAAGATGGCCGGAATGAACACGTAGGTGAGGTAATCGATCACCAGGTCCAGGGTCACCCCGTCGAAATGCGGCAGCACGCCCTTGACGTCGAACTTGCGCGCCAGGGTGCCATCCAGGCCGTCCACCAGCAGCGCCAGGCCGAGCCACAGCAGGCAGGTCTGCGGCCGCCCGTCGAGCACCGCCAGCAGCGCCAGCAGCGCGAGTATCACCCCGCTGGCGGTCACCGCGTGAACGGTCCAGGCCTTGGCCTTGTCTAGCGATAGCAACAGTTCGTTCACGGTCGGGCTTCCTGAGGGGCGGCGCTCATGCTCATCGGACAGCGCAACCTTGCCTGCTGCGCCTATCTTGGATGAAAGCACGAGGCACAGAGATTACCACTGCCCCCGCCGCACACCTAGGCAGGCCGGCCCTCGCGGCCCGCCCTGAACTGCGCCAGCCCCTGCAGCGCCTGGCGGCGGATGGCCTGCTGCACCGGCGGCGCCCAGCCCAGCAGCAGGCCCTTGACCCCCAGGGCCTGACGGGACCAGCGCCACAGGTCGAAGCTGTCGTGGTGCTCGATGATCCGCCCGTCGCGGAACAGGAAGCGCGCCTCGATCCGGTTGACCACATGCCTGCCGGTCTGGCTGAACAGGTAGCGGGCGACCCAGCGCGCACGGCCCTCACTCTCGTCCGCCTGCACCTGGTCGAAGGTCAGGGAGAACTCCTGCGCCCGCGCCGCGAGCATGCGCCACATGTCGGCCGTCGCGGCGCCGCGCAGGTCGACGAACACCGGGTCGCTGAAGCGCACCTGCTCGGCGTAGCAGGCCGCCATGGCCTCGGCATCCAGCTGCTGGAAGGCCCGATAGAAGTGCGAGATCAGTTCGGCATTGGCATGGTTCATCGGCCTGGCTCCGGAAATGGCGTGCCCCCGAGTATGGGCACAAGGCGGCCGTGCCGCGATTGGCGAATCCGACAACATTGTGGCGATAATCGCCAAACTTGTGCCAAGGATCGTCGCGATGCTCGAGATCGCCTCGCACGTCGGCCCGCAGACGCTGTGCGCCAGCCAGAGCATGGCGCACGATACCTTCGCCCTGGCCAACTGCTCGCCTCGCACCCTGCTGCGGCGCTTCAAGGCCGGCACCGGTCTGCCCCCAACGAGACTACCCGCAGCGCCGGCGCAGCGCCGCCGCACAGCGCGTCCTCGGCAACTCGCCACGCACCCGGGAGGTCGCCGAGCAGGTCGGCTATGCCGACCGCGTGTCCTTCGCCAAGCGCTGCAAGCAGCTCTGTGGGGAGCCCCGGGCGCCTTCCGCCGACGCCTGCATCAGACGCAATGGGGCGGGGGCTCGGCAGCGCCGCGGGCACAAAAAAGGGGAGCCCTGAGGCTCCCCTTTTCTTGCTGCGAGTCGATCAGTGCAGGATCTGACTGAGGAACAGCTGGGTCCGCTCGTTCTTCGGATTGGTGAAGAAGGTGTCCGGGTCCGCCTCCTCGACGATCTCGCCCTTGTCGAGGAACAGTACGCGGTTGGCCACGGTACGGGCGAAGCCCATCTCGTGGGTCACGCAGAGCATGGTCATGCCGTCCTCGGCCAGCCCCACCATGGTGTCGAGCACCTCCTTGACCATCTCCGGGTCGAGGGCCGAGGTCGGCTCGTCGAACAGCATGATCTTCGGCTTCATGCACAGGGCGCGGGCGATCGCCACGCGCTGCTGCTGGCCGCCGGACAGCTGCCCCGGGTACTTGAGCGCCTGCTCGGGAATGCGCACCCGCTCCAGGTAGTGCATCGCCACTTCCTCGGCCTCGCGCTTGGGCATCTTGCGTACCCACATCGGCGCCAGGGTGCAGTTCTGCAGCACGGTGAGGTGGGGAAACAGGTTGAAGTGCTGGAACACCATGCCGACCTCGCGGCGCACCGCCTCGATGTGCTTGAGGTCGTGGGTCAGTTCGGTGCCATCGATGACGATGCGCCCCTGCTGGTGCTCCTCCAGGCGGTTGAGGCAGCGGATGGCGGTGGACTTGCCCGAGCCCGAGGGACCGCAGAGGACGATGCGCTCGCCCTGCTGCACGTTCAGGTTGATGTCCTTGAGCACATGGAACTGGCCGTACCACTTGTGCACGCCGTCCATCTGGATGATCCCCGGCGCGGCGCTGATCGACTGCTTGATAGCTTCACTCATGACAAAACTCCTAACGCTTGTGGCCGGTGTCCAGCTTGCGCTCCAGATTCATGGAGTAGCGGGACATGCCAAAACAGAAAATCCAGAAAATCAGCGCGGCGAACACATAGCCCTCGGTGGCCATGCCGAGCCAAGCCGGGTCGGTGGTCGCCTGCTTGATGCTGTTGAGCAGGTCGAACAGGCCGATGATGATCACCAGGCTGGTGTCCTTGAACAGGGCGATGAAGGTGTTGACGATGCCGGGGATCACCAGTTTCAGCGCCTGCGGCAGGATCACCAGGCCCATCATCCGCCAGTAACCCAGGCCCATGGCCGCGGCCGCCTCGTACTGCCCCTTGGGAATGGCCTGCAGACCACCGCGCACCACCTCGGCGATATAGGCCGACTGGAACAGGATGACCCCGAGCAGGGCGCGCATCAGCTTGTCGAAGTGCATGCCTTCAGGCAGGAACAGCGGCAGCATCACCGAGGACATGAACAGCACGGTGATCAAGGGCACACCGCGCCAGAACTCGATGAAGGTCACACAGATGACGCGGATCGCCGGCATGTCCGAGCGCCGGCCGAGGGCCAGCACTATGCCCAGTGGCAAGGCGCCGACAATGCCGACCGCGGCGATCACCAGGGTCAGCATCAGGCCGCCCCACTGGCTGGTTTCCACCTCGCTCAGGCCGAAGAAGCCGCCGTGCAGCAACCAGAAGGCCAGCAGCGGATACACCACCAGAAAGCTCAGGCCATAAACGGCCTTGCGCGGCATCTGCGGGATGAACAGGGGGGCCGCGCCTATCACCGCCATCCACAGGGTCAGGTCGACACGCCAACGCAGGGTTTCCGGATAGAAGCCGTACATGAACTGACCGAAGCGTTGCTGCACGAATACCCAGCAGGCGCCCTCCTTGGTGCAGTCCGCCCGGGTGGTACCGACCCAGTTGGCGTCGATGAGCGCCCACTGAATCATCGGCGGCACGATCAGCCAGACCAGATAGATGGCGACGAAGGTCAGCAGCGTGTTGAACCAGTTGGAGAACAGGTTCGCGCGCAACCAGCCGAGCACGCCGACGCTCAGCACCGGTGGCGGCATGTCGGGTTTGAAAGTATGAGTCTGCATGGGCTGCTCCTTACCGCTCGATCAGCGCGATGCGCTTGTTGTACCAGTTCATCAACATGGAGATGCTGATGCTGATCGCCAGGTACACGCTCATGGTGATGGCAATGACCTCGATCGCCTGGCCGGTCTGATTGAGCACGGTGCCGGCGAACAGCGAGACCATGTCCGGATAGCCGATGCCGGCCGCCAGGGAGGAGTTCTTCGCCAGGTTGAGGTACTGACTGGTCAGCGGCGGAATGATCACGCGCAGCGCCTGGGGGATCACCACGAAACGCAGCGTCAGTCCGCGACTCAAGCCCAGGGAGTGGGCCGCCTCGGTCTGGCCATGGCTGACCGCCATGATCCCGGAGCGCACGTTTTCGGCGATGAAGGCCGCCGTGTAGATGGTCAACGCCAGGGTCAGGGCGATCAGTTCGGGGATCATCACCCAGCCGCCGCGGAAGTTGAAGCCGGCCAGTTCGGGCATGCTCCATTGCAGCGGATTACCCGCGACCGCGACAGACAGGCCCGGAAGCCCGATGATCAGCACCGCCGCCGCGATCGACACATGGAAGACCTTGCCGGTCGCTTCCCGGCGGGCCTTGGCCCAGCGCCCGATCAGCACGGTAGCGACGATGGCGATCAGCACCGCGCCGATAAAGGTGCCGAAGGCGTCCGATGCGCTTGGCGCCGGCATATACAGGCCGCGACTGTTGAGGAAGAAGGACTGGCCGACCTCAAGGCTCTGCCGAGGCCCTGGCAGGGCCAGCATGACCGCGAAATACC encodes:
- the sbcD gene encoding exonuclease subunit SbcD; this encodes MRILHTSDWHLGQHFMGKTRQAEHAAFCAWLVEQVREHGVDALLIAGDVFDTGAPPSYAREQYNRFVVELSGTGCALVVLGGNHDSVAMLGESKTLLERLGTRVIPGVCTDLGEQLLVLERRDGRPGAILCGIPFIRPRDVLLSQAGQSAADKQGALQQAIQAHYRDLHALAETRREELGGALPIIATGHLTTVGASASESVREIYVGSLEAFPTSAFPPAAYIALGHIHRPQKVGGLEHIRYCGSPIPLSFDEARQQKEVLLVELDGDGLGAVRALPVPRFQALLSVAGSLKELEQGIAEAAAQGSVERPVWLEVRVSGDDYLSDLQQRVAALCEGLPVEVLRIRRERGSAGPGLRVQARETLDELSVEEVFARRLQHEQLDEADAQRLQGLYREVLETVQSERD
- a CDS encoding tyrosine-type recombinase/integrase, with protein sequence MLPSSLMTPLLERRQRMFEAWKQQDSFYQPPVSLPFALPRKYPNAARSFEWQWLFPATGLCMDEDGTLVRHHIHVSSQKAVKQAVRRSGLHKPAGCRTFRHSSATELLRRGSDIRTVQTLLGHADVRTTQIYTHVLGQAFAGVQSPLG
- the yjeH gene encoding L-methionine/branched-chain amino acid transporter, coding for MSRLNQELGLLQGIGLLSTSLLGTGIFVVPALAATAAGEASLWAWLLLIGLVLPVAFTFAQLGRRFPHAGGAPHLIGRAFGPRLERLSAWLFLAVLPVGLPAALNIASGFWQALFDLNPAQALTIQLATLGAILLLGQRPARASGLVQGAIALAIMATVGLIWWVGELPLAGQPLLPPIAGSWHLLPAALGVMFWCFVGIEAFTHLGEEFKRPERDFPLALLLGVLLAGLVYWACSVAVLSFRAYGDLAADAASLPRLLDLLLGSEARWLSALVGYLACFASMNVYIQGFARLIWSLADESKLPAGLARRNRHGMPGRALLLVVLSCALCAILAWSLALSLDQLIRYANGNFVLIYLLSMAAGWLLLEGPWRWLAAFSTLLCTLVLAMLGLDAWYALGLLAFLAAVDSARNLRPRKGLGETPPQP
- a CDS encoding TAXI family TRAP transporter solute-binding subunit, which encodes MRRVLKDLKIMLLANLWLVPVIAALVGAVFYFVAPPPPMHASMATGAAGGNYRLFAEKLKAELAKQGFELSLVPSAGSRDNLERLLAARPEVQIALVQSGLEHQLDAVERGRLQSLGAVYQEPLWLFYREGIALDRIADLRPLRLALGRPGSGTRAASEAILAANAIVAPDYPAGWQSLGGNQAASALIAGELDAAFFVGPAENPRVQRLAAEPHLRLANFRRAAAYEARLPFFKRVTIDEGLLNLARNSPPQTTITLSPMATLVVNQDFHPGLVPLLLEASREVMKNGSLLDPAGTFPSAAPRTFELSADAAHYYSNGLPLLQRFLPFRIASLADRYIILLIPLIVVLVPLLKAVGPLYRWRIRARIYRWYKYLREIDRQLDAGTLPERLGSEIERLEQLQDELAKVEVPLSYSNELYELHMHLRYVIERLQTLQRRRATQAGTLG
- a CDS encoding Lrp/AsnC family transcriptional regulator translates to MDKFDQQILALLRADARLAVSQIARDVNLSRSAVSERIRHLEQAGVIKGYHARVAEPAGAAVKAYLELFYQGGRCEHYVARMRSFSEVRRCSGISGETDMLVYIEAPSMERLSEIRGQIENFPGMHKVKTHMVVTDWPM
- the yejK gene encoding nucleoid-associated protein YejK — its product is MPIRHCIVHLIDKKPDGSPAVLHARDTELGASQAIENLLADLNESYNAKQGKAWGLFHEESGAFPFSGWLKAYLDDSQDFTAFSRQAVEHLQKLMEESNLSVGGHVLFAHYQQGMTDYLAIALLHHSEGVAVTEALDVTPAKHLDLGQLHLAARINLSEWRNNAHSKQYISFIKGKNGKKVSEYFRDFIGCQEGVDGPGETRTLLKAFSDFVESEDLPEESAREKTKTLVDYASSQAKQGEPMTLQELSGLIDEQRPQAFYEHIRNKDYGLSPEIPPDKRTLNQFRRFTGRAEGLSISFESHLLGSKIEYDEAQDTLIIRNLPTQLTDQLKRRKD